One genomic window of Aptenodytes patagonicus chromosome 3, bAptPat1.pri.cur, whole genome shotgun sequence includes the following:
- the RRP15 gene encoding RRP15-like protein, whose translation MAAAVEGPRGRGAAVGEEADSDSELSSGLPEDSYSSGGEALDGDDEDETAALGNAAEEATSSKAGPSAGWADAMAKVLNKKIPQNKSTILAKNKKLEKEREKEKQERLEKRMKLDKKREWEMMCRVKPDVVKDRDRERNLQRIATRGVVQLFNAVRTHQKNVDEKVKKAGSSDRQRAKLLSSVSKKDFINVLRNMESAKGSKNPAGKAAKSKQGEVKSEEGPEWNILRDDFMMGASMKDWDKESDGEGNTEQGGGLKQDDESD comes from the exons ATGGCGGCCGCCGTGGAGGGCCCACGTGGACGCGGGGCTGCGGTGGGCGAGGAGGCGGACAGCG ATTCTGAGTTAAGCTCAGGACTTCCAGAAGACAGCTACTCTTCAGGAGGTGAAGCCCTGGACGGTGATGATGAAGATGAAACAGCAGCCCTTGGCAACGCAGCTGAAGAGGCAACAAGCTCCAAAGCTGGCCCAAGTGCAGGCTGGGCAGATGCCATGGCAAAAGTGCTCAACAAAAAGATTCCACAAAATAAGTCCACCATCTTGGCCAAGAATAAAAAactggagaaggagagagaaaaggaaaaacaagaaaggcTGGAGAAGAGGATGAAG CTCGATAAAAAGCGGGAGTGGGAAATGATGTGCCGAGTGAAGCCAGATGTTGTCAAAGACCGAGACAGGGAAAGAAATCTTCAGAGAATTGCCACGAG AGGTGTTGTACAATTATTTAATGCTGTCAGGACGCACCAAAAGAACGTTGATGAGAAGGTGAAGAAAGCTGGGAGCTCTGACAGGCAGCGTGCTAAACTGCTGTCATctgtttcaaagaaagatttCATCAATGTTTTAAGAAACATGGAGAGTGCTAAAGGAAGCAAGAATCCTGCTGGGAAGGCTGCAAAAAGTAAACAG GGTGAAGTGAAGTCTGAAGAGGGGCCAGAATGGAATATACTGCGTGATGACTTCATGATGGGAGCATCTATGAAAGACTGGGACAAGGAAAGTGATGGAGAGGGCAATACTGAACAAGGAGGTGGTCTGAAACAAGATGATGAGAGTGACTGA